From Mya arenaria isolate MELC-2E11 chromosome 12, ASM2691426v1, the proteins below share one genomic window:
- the LOC128210710 gene encoding uncharacterized protein LOC128210710 yields the protein MAHVRGIHESLWTERQETSPCAAALDRKLFSISNQCSVVLESPGTIANLTGNKCTMFEVFYQCSYNYIPSSLRYIECERQHTELRKVAYNNVANVASNVNNVPLLSDFTDCVDRPVVTPGDVCNSPDKLLAIVDTRCYRKFRLLTDSNVCQILSEFVYECSPLVLGQLGITCADDSVMHALTTLSDVIKQAYYLDVGKLQAENEGKCIDKSRLQQAGTL from the exons ATGgctcatgttcgaggcattcaCGAGT CCCTGTGGACGGAGCGACAGGAGACATCTCCGTGCGCAGCGGCGCTCGACCGGAAGTTGTTCTCCATCAGCAACCAGTGCTCGGTGGTCCTCGAGTCGCCCGGCACCATTGCCAATTTAACCGGAAATAAGTGCAC catgtttgaAGTGTTTTACCAGTGCAGCTATAACTATATACCATCAAGTTTGCGGTATATTGAGTGTGAACGTCAACACACGGAATTACGTAAAGTAGCGTACAATAACGTCGCGAACGTGGCGAGCAACGTCAACAACGTTCCCTTACTGTCAGACTTCACAGACTGCGTGG ATCGGCCGGTGGTGACTCCTGGTGACGTTTGTAACAGCCCCGATAAGCTGCTGGCTATCGTGGACACGCGCTGCTACCGGAAGTTCCGTCTCCTTACTGATTCCAACGTCTGTCA aaTTCTCAGTGAGTTTGTATACGAGTGCAGTCCGTTGGTTCTCGGCCAGCTAGGAATTACATGCGCAGACGACAGTGTTATGCACGCACTGACAACGCTCTCTGACGTCATCAAACAAGCATACTACTTGGATGTTGGAAAGTTGCAAGCAGAGAACGAAGGGAAATGTATAG atAAATCACGATTGCAGCAGGCAGGAACGTTGTGA